The proteins below are encoded in one region of Podarcis raffonei isolate rPodRaf1 chromosome 8, rPodRaf1.pri, whole genome shotgun sequence:
- the SPEN gene encoding msx2-interacting protein isoform X4: protein MGDRDLRTDYNEPGTIPSAARGLDDTVSIASRSREVSGFRGGGGGPTYGPPPSLHAREGRYERRLDGASDNRERAYEHSAYGHHERGTGGFDRTRHYDQDYYRDPRERTLQHGLYYSSRSRSPSRFDAHDPRYEPRAREQFTLPSVVHRDIYRDDLTREVRGRRPERNYQHSRSRSPHSSQSRTQSPQRLASQASRPTRSPSGSGSRSRSSSSDSISSSSSTSSDSSDSSSSSSDESPARSVQSTAVPAPTSQLLPSLEKDEPRKSFGIKVQNLPVRSTDTSLKDGLFHEFKKYGKVTSVQIHGASEERYGLVFFRQQEDQEKALNASKGKLFFGMQIEVTAWIGPETESENEFRPLDERIDEFHPKATRTLFIGNLEKTTTYHDLRNIFQRFGGIVDIDIKKVNGVPQYAFLQYCDIASVCKAIKKMDGEYLGNNRLKLGFGKSMPTNCMWLDGLSTNVTDQYLTRHFCRYGPVVKVVFDRLKGMALVIYNEIEYAQAAVKETKGRKIGGNKIKVDFANRESQLSFYQSMEKTGQDIRDFYEMLAERRDERRGSYDYAADRTYYEAVRTPGTYPEDPRREYPARSREFYADWDPYQAEYYDPRYYDDPREYRDYRGDPYEQDIREYSYRQRERERFESDRDRDHERRPIERSQSPAHSRRPQSPGASPSQSERLQSDSERRIYSRSSERSGSCSSLSPPRYDKLDKARLERYTKSEKPEKERAFEQERTDKDKRLVRKEKPEKLEKDKAEKQKRRAKNHSPSSQSSETDPETEREPTPEKVKGSSKGSRERADKEGAAKNRLELMPCVVLTRVKEKEGKVIEQPALEKLRGKQENDTLKSPLLEQKMQISQADQTKSEQLKLEPARVKVPKEKVLASHIEVVEKDAKLKPKKHLKAELPSEVTNPVDLEKLEARRRRFADANLKPDKQKMDFKRSSQEEEEARVVLKKQIELTSSESERKPLRKETLKRESKKTKLERLASVTSPKEAQEPASISLGIGLRPSLELQARLGELLEEPGEAPEIPVRKINSIKLQHKHTQLLDDQGTEREDTWKTYCSLPEEVPDHKLAQEKLPSSDIEEKIPIDIDHTQSYRKQMELSRRLKQQMEMEIAKHEKFGSPKKDLDEYERRSLVHEVGKPPQDVTDDSPPSKRKKSSDAFDFEISTKRERNYRSSRQVSEDSERTACSPSLRPFPFHEEEEMLESPRLVPVKETKESPKMDEKGPPYSNVAVREDSLKFNPYDSSRREQMVEMAKIKLSSVSCEEELNRWESQVKQEPGRVDITFPSSIVKRDGIRKRSIRDLEPGEVPSDSDDDGDNKAHSPKTPSLLESSRLSFLLRDREEKLRDREERLPTSLERNKFYSFALDKTITPDTKALLERAKSLSSSREENWSFLDWDSRFANFRNNKGKEKVDSAPRPIPSWYMKKKKIRTDSEGKLDDKKEDHKEDEQERQELFASRFLHSSIFEQDSKRLQHLERKDEDLDFLSGRLYGRQASLDGNIGMSDFVPEPVVLFHSRFVELTRMQQKEKEKDQKPKEAEKQEEKESQPKSPEAAAPEEKVAEHKHLLSVGPFPAALVLQEPGPAMPEKVTNEKLPVIAPSLREEKPLPELGPVAEEPKPLPELLAAVKTEPPEHMEAPPGIDSNKDPALSAATPPEEDSVSLVHPSYLDTKPPTPGSSFSQADICTDPEPETIPPPPPLEPAARSEELPELKEEHVSPSLNSEAGAGQKAEPAVEVLPPVSDTEMEAEPLVVIKDKKPNKNKRSKNPVQTSVANVAEKPVTRKSERIDREKLKRSGSPRGEALKVETEKVSRNAAKSPSAAPEPENPEPSLPVGRTRRRNVRSVYATTGDHEGPSPMKDTLEVTRSTRKRVEREPPDSALTPTPPRRGRPPKSRRKPEEEVSPVKVEPAHPEVEEAESKEMVEVPKPVEGWRSPRSQKLAHSHSPAASTPQAKKGGKNESKAENLVEPEELPDLSGQGSNGSENGNKPKVEKEPLLSDQKRERKEVELEKNVPEACTIEIVERKPVSERTPKSKRGRSRNVKAVDKASLMKSLKSVEIRLNVDEVKGALRPSEEDTEPVPASSPKNKSPRKEDKLSPHFIKTEAEDPFQEAEKDLACEPTQSPEADQLAKQIELEQAVENIAKLTESQTIAAYKEQAAEVSDVRPEEDGDKPAHQASETELAAAIGSIIYDISGEAESFPAPPTYPTESESEMPAEPLVLPPAREEMEPETDQAVSNILESEATSVEPPAPPGPGTTPEADSAKEAEVSVSESSNSAQEAETLQETDMARKERGRQKTTRPRRKRSTSKKGDTAAEPRTVEPERVQSKSPVANEVKGKSEGASKEESQEKSSPLASQPGPPDASKAAPLEGASPEPPVADSTPLPKAVDLLSPSVPVEEVSQSAFKLQPGADSAPVTPPPGTPNTPLPAAAPSSAAAKPVSAGSAPLHSSTAKVTEWIVKHEEARARSTPPPALPPDTKASDIDTNSSTLRKILMEPKYVSATSVASTTHVTTAIAEPVSSPRLVEEDPPHPPAEVVRPGSEDKPAVPAMNALEPPVAEAPVFTEKEKVITVIAPKATSVISRMPHSIDLEETPRITLVKQAPQTCLVNALSPKYKQRPSTNDNSRFHPGSMSVIEDRPVETGSSPGLRVNTSEGIVLLSYSQQKTEGQQRITAKISQIPPASAVDIEFQQSVSKSQIKQEPLGPSQPIPKGSQTPTGYGSVSAPSSLVLGAQQYSPSPVLSSIKQERGSLEKSEPLHLSVQAPTSQSGPVKVLSQSANTPSILVHNQMVLPQSIASSTNKKLPDPGALKVETKTLQPSSLSPGVGPHHPSLSSKIHPEANHVSAGPSTPAERVVSHLGVTKQEPLSPRTSGHSPSPFPRACHPGGPSSPALSGNNSMLGIQGSPCPGIPVPQYISSMHPEQSVIMPPHSVTQTVSLGHLSQGEVRMNTPPLPGMPYSIRPEALHSPRAALQPQRSSTPQPAPIREIVMPPLSSQHSSEEEMHYHHTVCRGSAPVQSDVLVMQPDYRLHPSGIRLDQYNVPRDVRMMMHPHMAAVGGDHHPETRQSRTPEGRSVKTPPATKTLPSGKEAPKASEVKMAHSPHSEPRLLSGQLPGLPLTQPVVVPHGVQIMHPGGTSFHDYRTVYGDMRSYHPAAQLGHPQFSGASPIGLPSRSMTPSQGLPEGEHTHPSQPAHSKTPQHTQEPKGAQAAGPDPTHHPVAVNRHVQQIDPHLHLQRSQADAGQTSYPSPVAISVKQELPSPHQAPVQKPALFIPTTSGPGAPPGLPLSRPEPQSVLKQDLAPHPVSQRPVDMVQLLTKYPIVWQGLLALKNDTAAVQLHFVSGNNVLAHRSLPAPEGGPPLRIAQRMRLEASQLEGVARRMMVESDYCLLLALPCGRDQEDVVNQTESLKAAFISYLQAKQAAGIINVPNPGSNQPAYVLQIFPPCEFSESHLSRLAPDLLASISNISPHLMIVIASV from the exons CAGTGACTCCAGCAGCAGCTCAAGCGACGAGTCTCCGGCCCGTTCAGTTCAATCCACGGCAGTTCCAGCACCCACCTCCCAGTTGCTTCCATCTCTGGAAAAAGATGAGCCCCGCAAAAGTTTTGGGATTAAGGTTCAGAATCTTCCAGTGCGCTCCACAG ACACCAGCCTTAAAGATGGTTTATTCCACGAGTTCAAGAAGTACGGGAAGGTGACATCTGTGCAGATTCACGGAGCCTCTGAAGAGCGATACGGACTGGTGTTCTTCCGGCAACAGGAGGATCAGGAGAAAGCGCTCAATGCTTCCAAAGGGAAACTCTTCTTTGGCATGCAGATTGAAGTGACTGCTTGGATAGGGCCAG AAACAGAGAGCGAGAATGAATTTCGGCCTTTAGATGAAAGAATAGATGAATTCCACCCCAAGGCAACGAGAACTCTGTTCATCGGCAATCTAGAAAAAACCACCACATATCATGACCTTCGCAACATCTTCCAGCGTTTTGGAGGGATAGTG GATATTGACATCAAGAAAGTGAATGGGGTTCCCCAGTATGCATTCCTGCAGTACTGTGATATTGCAAGTGTGTGTAAAGCGATCAAGAAGATGGATGGGGAATATCTCGGAAATAATCGGCTCAAG ctgggctttgggaagagcATGCCCACCAACTGCATGTGGTTGGATGGTCTTTCGACAAACGTGACGGATCAGTATTTAACGCGACATTTCTGCCGCTATGGTCCTGTGGTGAAG GTGGTGTTTGACCGCTTAAAAGGCATGGCTCTCGTTATCTACAATGAAATTGAATATGCACAAGCTGCTGTAAAAGAGACCAAGGGGAGGAAAATCGGTGGGAATAAAATTAAG GTGGATTTTGCAAACCGTGAAAGCCAGTTGTCATTCTATCAATCTATGGAGAAAACGGGTCAAGATATCAGAGACTTCTATGAAATGCTGGCAGAAAGAAG GGATGAAAGGAGAGGATCTTACGACTATGCTGCTGACCGTACCTACTATGAGGCTGTTCGCACCCCAGGAACATATCCAGAAGATCCTCGGAGAGAATATCCAGCCCGTAGCAGGGAGTTTTATGCTGACTGGGATCCTTACCAAGCAGAGTATTACGACCCACGGTATTACGACGACCCGCGGGAATACAGAGATTACAGGGGTGACCCTTACGAGCAAGACATAAGAGAGTATAGTTACAGGCAACGGGAGCGGGAGCGATTTGAATCAGACCGGGACCGGGACCATGAAAGGAGGCCCATTGAAAGGAGCCAGAGCCCAGCTCACTCCCGACGGCCCCAAAGCCctggagcatctccatcccaatCAGAGAGGCTGCAGAGCGATTCTGAGCGGAGAATCTACAGCCGGTCCTCGGAGCGGAGCGGCAGCTGcagctccctctccccaccccgctATGACAAGCTGGACAAAGCCCGCCTCGAGCGCTACACAAAAAGCGAGAAGCCCGAAAAAGAGCGGGCCTTTGAGCAAGAGAGAACGGACAAAGACAAGCGCCTGGTAAGGAAGGAGAAACCAGAAAAACTTGAAAAGGATAAAGCGGAGAAGCAGAAACGGAGGGCCAAAAATCATTCTCCCAGCTCTCAGTCGTCGGAAACAGACCCAGAAACCGAACGGGAGCCCACCCCTGAGAAGGTCAAAGGCAGCAGCAAAGGGAGTCGGGAGAGAGCAGATAAAGAAGGAGCTGCGAAGAACCGTCTGGAGCTGATGCCATGTGTCGTGTTAACACGAgtcaaggaaaaggaagggaaagtaATCGAACAGCCTGCTTTGGAAAAGCTGCGTGGGAAGCAAGAAAACGACACGCTCAAGTCTCCTTTGCTTGAACAAAAAATGCAGATTTCTCAGGCAGACCAAACCAAGTCAGAGCAGCTGAAACTTGAACCCGCCCGAGTGAAAGTGCCAAAAGAGAAGGTGCTTGCCAGTCACATCGAAGTGGTTGAAAAGGATGCAAAGCTGAAGCCTAAGAAGCACCTGAAGGCAGAGCTGCCTAGTGAAGTGACTAACCCAGTAGATCTAGAAAAGCTGGAAGCTCGCAGAAGACGCTTTGCGGATGCAAACCTCAAGCCAGATAAGCAAAAAATGGACTTTAAAAGGAGtagtcaggaggaggaggaagcgcgTGTGGTTTTGAAAAAGCAGATTGAGTTAACAAGTAGTGAATCTGAGAGAAAGCCCTTGAGGAAAGAGACTCTTAAAAGGGAATCCAAGAAAACCAAGCTGGAAAGGCTTGCCTCAGTGACCAgccccaaagaagctcaagagCCAGCCAGTATTTCTCTGGGGATTGGTTTACGGCCCAGTTTAGAGCTGCAGGCTAGACTAGGGGAGCTACTTGAGGAACCTGGGGAAGCCCCTGAGATCCCTGTAAGGAAGATCAACTCCATCAAATTGCAGCACAAGCATACACAGCTGTTAGATGACCAAGGAACTGAGCGAGAGGACACATGGAAAACCTACTGCAGTCTTCCCGAAGAAGTGCCCGACCACAAGCTAGCTCAAGAGAAGCTTCCATCATCCGATATTGAGGAGAAGATTCCCATTGACATTGATCACACACAGAGTTATCGGAAGCAAATGGAGCTGAGTCGCAGGTTGAAGCagcaaatggaaatggaaattgcAAAGCACGAGAAGTTTGGCAGCCCAAAGAAAGATCTTGATGAGTATGAGAGGCGTAGCCTGGTGCATGAAGTGGGGAAACCCCCGCAAGATGTGACAGACGACTCTCCTCCCAGCAAGCGGAAGAAATCCTCTGACGCTTtcgactttgaaattagcacaaagagagagagaaactacaGGAGCTCTCGGCAGGTGAGTGAGGACTCCGAAAGGACGGCCTGTTCCCCTAGCCTCAGGCCCTTCCCTTTCCATGAGGAAGAAGAGATGCTGGAGTCCCCGAGGCTGGTGCCTGTGAAAGAAACCAAAGAGTCACCTAAAATGGATGAAAAGGGTCCTCCATATTCTAATGTGGCTGTAAGGGAGGATTCTTTGAAATTTAACCCCTACGACTCCAGTCGAAGAGAGCAGATGGTAGAAATGGCTAAAATAAAATTATCTTCTGTGAGTTGTGAGGAGGAATTGAACCGATGGGAGTCCCAAGTGAAGCAAGAGCCCGGGAGGGTGGACATCACCTTCCCAAGCAGCATTGTCAAGAGAGATGGCATAAGGAAGCGGTCAATACGGGATCTGGAGCCAGGAGAGGTGCCTTCGGACTCTGACGATGACGGCGATAATAAAGCCCATTCTCCAAAAACCCCTTCGTTGCTGGAGAGCTCCAGGTTGTCTTTTTTATTACGGGACAGGGAAGAGAAACTTCGTGATCGAGAGGAGAGGCTGCCAACCTCTTTGGAAAGGAACAAGTTTTATTCCTTTGCATTGGACAAGACAATCACTCCCGACACAAAGGCCTTGCTTGAGAGAGCCAAATCTCTCTCATCCTCCAGAGAAGAGAACTGGTCTTTCCTTGATTGGGACTCGAGATTTGCTAATTTTAGGAACAACAAGGGCAAAGAGAAAGTGGATTCTGCTCCAAGGCCTATCCCCTCGTGGTatatgaaaaagaagaaaatccgAACCGATTCTGAAGGGAAGCTGGATGATAAGAAGGAAGACCACAAGGAGGATGAGCAAGAGAGGCAGGAGCTCTTTGCCTCGCGCTTCCTGCACAGCTCCATCTTTGAGCAGGACTCAAAGCGCCTGCAACACTTGGAAAGGAAAGACGAAGACCTTGACTTCCTCTCTGGTAGATTGTACGGCCGGCAGGCATCCCTGGATGGGAACATTGGCATGTCAGACTTTGTGCCAGAGCCAGTGGTTCTCTTCCACAGCAGGTTTGTGGAGCTCACAAGAAtgcaacaaaaagaaaaggagaaagaccAGAAGCCCAAAGAAGCAgaaaagcaggaggagaaggagagtcaGCCCAAAAGCCCAGAAGCAGCTGCGCCTGAGGAAAAAGTGGCAGAGCATAAGCATCTGCTTTCAGTTGGGCCATTTCCAGCTGCTCTTGTACTCCAAGAACCAGGGCCAGCCATGCCGGAAAAGGTCACGAATGAGAAGTTGCCGGTCATTGCGCCCTCTTTGAGAGAAGAGAAGCCTCTGCCTGAACTTGGTCCTGTGGCTGAAGAACCAAAGCCTCTTCCAGAACTCCTTGCTGCTGTCAAAACTGAACCACCTGAGCATATGGAAGCACCGCCAGGAATAGACAGCAACAAGGACCCTGCTCTTTCTGCAGCAACTCCTCCTGAGGAAGACTCGGTATCCCTAGTGCACCCTTCCTATTTGGACACAAAGCCACCCACGCCCGGATCTTCCTTCTCTCAAGCGGACATCTGCACAGATCCAGAACCTGAAacaatcccaccaccaccaccactcgaACCAGCAGCCAGGTCTGAGGAACTGCCTGAGCTGAAAGAAGAACATGTTTCCCCATCTCTGAACTCTGAGGCTGGTGCAGGGCAGAAAGCAGAGCCAGCTGTGGAGGTCCTGCCTCCAGTCTCCGACACGGAGATGGAAGCCGAACCACTTGTTGTCATCAAAGACAAGAAGCCGAACAAGAATAAACGTTCCAAAAACCCTGTCCAGACGTCGGTTGCAAACGTTGCAGAGAAGCCTGTCACAAGGAAGAGTGAAAGGATTGACCGCGAGAAACTTAAAAGGTCGGGCTCTCCCCGTGGGGAAGCACTGAAGGTGGAAACAGAGAAGGTTTCGAGAAACGCTGCTAAATCTCCAAGCGCTGCACCAGAGCCGGAAAACCCAGAGCCTAGCTTGCCAGTGGGCAGGACAAGGCGCAGGAATGTGCGGTCAGTTTATGCCACCACAGGGGACCACGAAGGCCCATCGCCTATGAAGGATACTCTGGAGGTCACCAGATCTACTAGGAAAAGGGTTGAAAGGGAGCCACCAGACTCTGCCTTGACTCCAACCCCTCCAAGAAGAGGCAGGCCTCCCAAATCCCGCCGCAAGCCTGAGGAGGAAGTCTCTCCCGTGAAGGTTGAACCAGCTCACCCAGAGGTAGAAGAAGCAGAATCAAAAGAGATGGTGGAAGTCCCGAAACCCGTGGAGGGGTGGAGGTCACCTCGATCCCAGAAGCTGGCACACAGCCACTCTCCAGCAGCCAGCACTCCTCAAGCCAAGAAAGGGGGGAAGAACGAGTCGAAGGCTGAGAATTTGGTGGAGCCAGAAGAGCTCCCTGACCTCTCTGGCCAAGGCTCGAATGGAAGTGAAAACGGTAACAAACCCAAGGTGGAGAAAGAGCCTCTTCTGAGTGACCAGAAGCGAGAGAGGAAAGAAGTCGAGCTGGAGAAAAATGTCCCCGAAGCCTGCACCATTGAGATTGTGGAAAGAAAGCCTGTCTCTGAGAGAACTCCAAAGTCCAAACGTGGAAGATCCAGGAACGTCAAGGCCGTCGATAAAGCCTCCTTGATGAAGAGCTTGAAAAGCGTTGAAATCCGGCTTAATGTGGATGAAGTCAAAGGTGCTTTGCGGCCCAGCGAAGAGGACACGGAGCCTGTGCCGGCATCGTCCCCCAAGAACAAAAGTCCCCGGAAGGAAGACAAATTGTCACCCCATTTCATAAAGACAGAGGCAGAAGACCCCTTCCAGGAAGCAGAGAAAGATCTGGCTTGTGAGCCGACACAGTCTCCTGAAGCAGACCAGCTGGCCAAGCAGATCGAATTGGAGCAGGCCGTGGAGAACATTGCAAAGCTCACTGAAAGCCAGACGATTGCAGCCTACAAGGAACAGGCGGCTGAAGTGTCAGACGTTCGCCCGGAGGAAGACGGGGACAAGCCTGCTCATCAGGCCAGCGAAACAGAACTCGCGGCTGCCATTGGCTCCATCATCTATGACATCTCTGGAGAGGCCGAAAGTTTCCCTGCTCCGCCAACGTATCCTACCGAATCTGAATCGGAAATGCCCGCAGAACCGTTGGTGCTGCCACCCGCACGAGAAGAGATGGAGCCTGAAACTGATCAAGCCGTGAGCAATATCTTGGAGTCAGAAGCCACTTCGGTTGAGCCGCCTGCCCCACCAGGCCCTGGCACTACCCCAGAGGCAGACTCTGCCAAAGAGGCGGAGGTGAGTGTGAGCGAATCCTCCAATTCGGCACAAGAAGCAGAAACCTTGCAAGAGACCGACATGGCTCGGAAGGAACGGGGCCGCCAGAAAACCACCCGGCCGAGGCGCAAGCGGAGCACAAGCAAGAAAGGGGATACAGCAGCAGAACCGAGGACTGTTGAGCCCGAACGAGTACAAAGCAAATCTCCAGTGGCCAATGAGGTTAAAGGGAAGTCAGAAGGAGCCTCGAAAGAAGAGAGTCAAGAGAAAAGCTCTCCTCTGGCTTCCCAGCCAGGTCCCCCTGATGCCAGCAAGGCTGCACCCCTGGAGGGGGCTTCTCCAGAACCTCCTGTGGCAGACAGCACCCCCCTGCCCAAAGCAGTGGACCTGCTCTCTCCGTCGGTTCCTGTTGAAGAGGTGAGCCAGAGCGCCTTCAAACTACAGCCGGGGGCTGACAGTGCTCCAGTGACTCCTCCACCAGGCACCCCCAATACACCTCTGCCAGCAGCAGCCCCATCTTCAGCTGCAGCAAAGCCAGTCTCCGCTGGGTCTGCCCCCCTTCACTCCAGCACAGCAAAGGTGACTGAGTGGATTGTGAAGCATGAGGAGGCCCGGGCCCGCTCCACCCCACCGCCGGCTCTCCCCCCTGACACAAAGGCATCGGATATAGACACAAATTCCAGCACTCTGAGGAAAATATTGATGGAGCCCAAGTACGTCTCTGCAACCAGCGTGGCATCAACAACGCATGTCACGACTGCCATAGCCGAGCCTGTGAGCTCACCTCGTTTGGTAGAGGAAGATCCTCCACACCCTCCGGCAGAGGTTGTCCGGCCTGGATCAGAAGACAAGCCAGCTGTCCCAGCCATGAATGCTTTGGAGCCGCCAGTTGCAGAGGCCCCAGTTTTCACCGAGAAAGAGAAGGTCATCACTGTCATTGCTCCCAAGGCCACTTCTGTGATAAGCAGGATGCCCCACAGCATTGACCTCGAGGAAACCCCGCGGATAACTCTGGTGAAGCAAGCGCCCCAGACGTGCCTAGTCAACGCCCTCTCGCCAAAATACAAGCAGAGGCCAAGTACCAATGACAACAGCCGGTTCCATCCGGGATCCATGTCCGTCATTGAAGATCGGCCGGTGGAGACAGGGTCCAGCCCCGGTCTTCGCGTCAACACATCAGAAGGCATCGTGCTCCTGAGCTATTCCCAGCAGAAGACAGAAGGCCAGCAGCGGATCACAGCAAAGATCAGCCAGATCCCCCCAGCAAGTGCAGTTGACATTGAATTCCAGCAGTCGGTGTCCAAGTCCCAGATCAAGCAAGAGCCTCTTGGCCCCTCTCAGCCAATCCCAAAGGGCTCTCAGACGCCAACGGGGTACGGGAGTGTCTCAGCCCCATCGTCCCTTGTGCTGGGAGCTCAGCAGTACAGCCCTTCCCCTGTACTTTCCTCCATTAAGCAGGAACGGGGCAGCCTGGAAAAATCGGAGCCCCTGCACCTCTCTGTCCAGGCGCCCACTTCTCAGTCGGGGCCAGTCAAAGTCCTTTCCCAGTCTGCCAACACTCCATCCATCCTCGTCCACAACCAGATGGTGCTCCCACAGAGCATTGCTTCTTCCACCAACAAAAAGCTTCCAGACCCAGGTGCCCTGAAAGTGGAGACCAAGACTCTTCAGCCGTCGAGCTTGAGCCCCGGGGTTGGGCCTCATCACCCCTCCTTGTCTAGCAAGATTCACCCAGAGGCCAATCATGTGAGTGCAGGGCCCAGCACCCCAGCAGAGCGGGTGGTGTCTCACTTGGGGGTCACAAAGCAGGAGCCCCTCTCTCCACGGACAAGCGGGCACTCTCCGTCTCCCTTCCCAAGGGCTTGTCATCCGGGCGGCCCTTCTTCCCCAGCCCTGTCTGGGAACAACTCCATGCTAGGGATCCAGGGGTCTCCTTGCCCTGGGATCCCGGTGCCTCAATATATCTCCAGCATGCACCCCGAGCAGTCTGTGATCATGCCCCCGCACAGCGTCACCCAGACGGTCTCCCTGGGGCACCTCTCGCAAGGGGAGGTCAGGATGAACACCCCTCCTCTGCCAGGAATGCCTTACAGCATCCGTCCTGAAGCGCTTCACTCCCCGAGGGCGGCTCTGCAGCCGCAGCGGTCAAGCACGCCGCAGCCAGCCCCCATCCGAGAGATCGTCATGCCACCTCTGTCTTCCCAGCATTCCTCGGAAGAGGAGATGCACTACCACCACACAGTGTGCCGCGGGTCCGCCCCCGTGCAGTCGGACGTGCTCGTCATGCAGCCAGACTACCGCTTGCACCCCTCCGGCATTCGGCTCGACCAGTACAACGTGCCCCGGGACGTGCGGATGATGATGCACCCGCACATGGCTGCAGTGGGAGGCGACCACCACCCCGAGACCCGGCAGTCCCGCACGCCAGAAGGGAGGTCTGTGAAGACGCCCCCCGCCACAAAGACTCTCCCGTCAGGCAAAGAGGCACCCAAGGCCTCTGAAGTCAAGATGGCTCACTCCCCCCACAGTGAGCCCCGCCTCCTCAGCGGCCAGCTGCCAGGACTGCCTCTGACGCAACCAGTTGTCGTCCCTCACGGCGTGCAGATCATGCACCCGGGGGGCACCTCCTTCCACGATTACAGGACGGTCTACGGGGACATGAGGAGCTACCACCCGGCGGCTCAGCTAGGTCATCCTCAGTTTTCCGGGGCATCGCCAATCGGGCTGCCTTCTCGGAGTATGACCCCCTCTCAG GGTCTGCCAGAAGGAGAACACACccaccccagccagccagctcataGCAAGACTCCCCAGCACACCCAGGAGCCCAAGGGAGCCCAGGCGGCAGGACCAGACCCCACTCACCACCCAGTGGCTGTCAACCGGCACGTCCAGCAGATCGACCCCCACTTGCACCTTCAGCGCAGCCAGGCGGACGCAGGCCAGACCTCCTACCCGTCTCCCGTCGCTATCTCTGTCAAACAGGAACTCCCATCCCCACATCAGGCCCCAGTGCAGAAGCCGGCGCTCTTTATCCCAACCACCTCTGGGCCTGGGGCTCCTCCGGGGCTGCCCCTCTCCCGGCCCGAGCCCCAGTCAGTGCTCAAGCAAGACCTTGCACCTCATCCTGTTTCCCAGAGACCGGTGGACATGGTCCAGCTGCTGACC aAATACCCCATTGTCTGGCAGGGGCTCCTGGCCTTGAAGAACGACACGGCGGCCGTCCAGCTGCACTTTGTCTCCGGCAATAACGTCCTGGCACACCGCTCCCTGCCAGCCCCAGAAGGGGGACCTCCCCTGAGGATTGCTCAGCGCATGAGGCTGGAAGCGTCACAGTTGGAGGGCGTGGCGCGCAGGATGATG GTGGAGAGCGACTATTGCCTGCTGCTGGCCTTGCCTTGTGGACGCGACCAAGAGGATGTTGTGAACCAGACGGAGTCGCTCAAGGCAGCCTTCATTAGCTACCTGCAAGCCAAGCAAGCCGCTGGCATCATCAACGTTCCCAACCCCGGCTCCAACCAG CCTGCCTACGTCCTACAGATCTTCCCACCCTGTGAGTTCTCCGAGAGTCACCTCTCCCGCCTCGCCCCAGACCTCCTCGCCAGTATCTCAAACATCTCTCCTCACCTGATGATTGTCATTGCATCGGTCTGA